The following coding sequences lie in one Apium graveolens cultivar Ventura chromosome 3, ASM990537v1, whole genome shotgun sequence genomic window:
- the LOC141714279 gene encoding uncharacterized protein LOC141714279 produces the protein MESKQEQMAWALRDLKRKVEGDMKVGAATTPFTKKLESTPREPWLKHFNFDSFDGLTDPKEHLNYFEQISNIYDYSDLTRCRFFASTLKGGAQKWFSRIPSRSVDSWKDFREIFLKRFRANRMNELQMCHLETIQQRSKESLPEFIKRFQEAVNQLSNLEEKEAVNIFRRNLHPISCEGYVKDLIHREPQSLASDYALASKFIKENDFLKSMKMNRRIHDDDESPEHRSSSRKDKRYKLDRQFNYIQQSRGTPSRESYAEPRNNERKPKAKREPKPEPEWTSLNRPRADILREIKGKPFYYPPKPLLAPPENRARDKHCGYHEDHGHTTENFFSLKMFIEDQIKKGNMNQYLQRRLNDKDRAPGSGKNVVNIIFGGTASLSWSPGLENDVMMIQPFEDEPICFSCSDYEGLDPDHNLALVVTLDVANNEVKRTLVDNGFSANTVFEHTLNRMEFGHLRIDPCLEDPLYRFGNTMIPI, from the coding sequence ATGGAGTCCAAGCAAGAACAAATGGCCTGGGCTCTTAGGGATCTCAAGAGAAAGGTAGAGGGTGATATGAAAGTGGGTGCGGCAACCACCCCGTTCACCAAAAAGTTGGAATCTACCCCCAGAGAACCATGGCTCAAACACTTCAATTTTGACTCTTTCGATGGATTAACTGACCCCAAGGAGCATCTGAACTACTTCGAGCAAATATCCAATATTTATGATTATAGTGACCTAACAAGGTGTCGGTTCTTCGCGTCAACACTCAAAGGGGGAGCTCAGAAATGGTTCAGCCGAATTCCATCCCGGAGTGTGGACTCCTGGAAAGACTTCCGCGAGATATTTTTGAAAAGGTTCAGAGCAAACCGGATGAACGAGCTGCAAATGTGTCATTTGGAGACAATCCAGCAAAGAAGCAAGGAGTCCCTCCCCGAATTTATCAAAAGATTCCAGGAAGCAGTCAATCAACTCTCCAACTTAGAAGAAAAGGAAGCAGTAAACATCTTTCGGAGAAACTTGCATCCAATATCCTGCGAAGGATACGTGAAAGATTTGATTCACAGAGAACCCCAGAGCCTGGCGTCTGATTATGCCTTGGCATCAAAGTTCATAAAGGAAAATGATTTTCTCAAGTCAATGAAAATGAATCGGAGAATACATGATGATGACGAGTCCCCGGAGCATCGCTCGTCGTCCCGAAAAGACAAAAGATACAAACTGGACAGACAGTTCAACTACATTCAACAATCCCGGGGAACCCCATCCCGGGAAAGTTACGCTGAACCGAGAAATAACGAAAGAAAGCCAAAGGCTAAGAGAGAGCCCAAGCCGGAGCCCGAGTGGACTTCCCTCAACCGGCCCCGAGCCGACATTCTGCGCGAAATCAAGGGTAAGCCATTTTATTATCCACCGAAACCTTTACTAGCACCTCCCGAGAACAGGGCCCGGGACAAGCATTGCGGCTATCATGAAGATCATGGCCATACAACAGAAAACTTTTTCTCTCTCAAGATGTTCATAGAAGATCAGATCAAGAAGGGAAATATGAACCAATATCTTCAAAGGAGGTTGAATGACAAAGACAGGGCCCCGGGAAGCGGCAAAAATGTGGTGAATATTATCTTTGGAGGAACAGCTTCTCTGTCTTGGAGCCCGGGCCTGGAGAATGATGTGATGATGATCCAACCTTTCGAAGACGAGCCAATCTGTTTCTCTTGCTCTGATTATGAGGGACTAGATCCGGATCACAATTTGGCATTGGTGGTAACCCTGGATGTCGCAAATAACGAGGTAAAAAGAACTCTAGTTGACAATGGTTTCTCTGCTAATACTGTATTCGAGCACACACTTAACAGGATGGAATTCGGTCACCTCCGAATAGACCCCTGTCTTGAAGATCCCTTGTACAGATTCGGAAACACAATGATTCCAATCTAG